From Streptomyces sp. NBC_01754, a single genomic window includes:
- a CDS encoding type I polyketide synthase — protein MGPIAIVGIDCRFPGAPDTGAYWDLLMRSRDGVGQVPGQRWNAEEFHSPDGSEGHSNTTEGGFITDPDAFDNEFFTVSPREAAAMDPQQRLLMQCAWRAVEDAGLAPRELAGSSTGVFVGVMGNEWAQLHLTDYARVTAQAGSGNGYCMAANRISYHLDLKGPSLAVDTACSSSLVAVHLAANALLAGECDYAIAGGVNIALTPALAIFYTQAGLSAPDGRCKPFSAEADGIGRGEGVGTVVLRRLEDAVADGQQVYAVIRGTAVNQDGRSNGITAPNRWSQQDVLAAAYRRAGVEPTDVTFTEGHGTGTVLGDMMEVKALGHHHKGRDVPMALGSVKGNLGHTEGAAGIAGLIKVALSLHHRTVPASRFAVKENQQLKLKQHGLRLLKAPLRLRSGTVVAGLSSFGMGGTNAHAVLESAPPPAAGRDTTPHTEDPVPSGIGASVFTLTAPSADALRRNLLAQADAVTARRVPLDALSWSSNRIKAGHRHRFAATASGTEELAGLLRDAAGDEERLASLTGTPAGKPRTAFLFTGQGSQYEGMTAGLHQASPLYRHFLDEADAALLPHTGGSVRDLVLAGDQGVHRTAWTQPALFAVGYALGRTLGELGVRPDLLLGHSLGEYAAACLADVFPLEAAARLIAARGALMQRLPEGGGMLTVFAGRDQLLPHVADEPLVSVAVVNGPQACVLSGDLAALTRIEKGLDAERLRTKWLTVSHAFHSPLMEPMLERFADVAREVGGGIPRLPVYSTVRGRLLENEPMDADYWVDHVRDPVLFAAAAGELLDEGPTHLVEIGPQPVLATMSRRLGTRGTGPGPALVLPVRGRESGGGDLAEALAALHRGGLDPRWDAVYPARARTPQRLAPYVFSTEHRYWTRTPIEAGVAGGDRAEARPPAEDATTATAEPAAERVLTVHRFGGDDDHVARSVREAVGQVGGYAPAELPAHLRLYEDLGFDSVMVMELKNRIEEKLPATGPLTVQDLLPRLTSVGALIGFLREHVSSTSFTGSSTAEERTA, from the coding sequence ATGGGACCGATAGCCATCGTCGGCATCGACTGCCGGTTCCCCGGAGCGCCCGACACAGGCGCCTACTGGGACCTCCTGATGCGTTCCAGGGACGGTGTCGGACAGGTCCCCGGACAGCGCTGGAACGCCGAGGAGTTCCACTCGCCCGACGGCTCCGAGGGGCACTCCAACACCACCGAGGGCGGCTTCATCACCGACCCGGACGCCTTCGACAACGAGTTCTTCACCGTCTCGCCCCGCGAGGCCGCGGCCATGGACCCCCAGCAGCGGCTCCTGATGCAGTGCGCCTGGCGGGCCGTGGAGGACGCCGGGCTGGCGCCCCGCGAACTCGCGGGCTCCAGCACCGGTGTGTTCGTCGGCGTCATGGGAAACGAATGGGCCCAGCTGCACCTGACCGACTACGCCCGGGTCACCGCCCAGGCCGGATCGGGCAACGGCTACTGCATGGCCGCCAACCGGATCTCCTACCACCTCGACCTCAAGGGCCCCAGCCTCGCCGTCGACACGGCCTGCTCCTCCTCCCTGGTCGCCGTCCACCTCGCGGCCAACGCCCTGCTCGCGGGGGAGTGCGACTACGCGATAGCGGGCGGTGTGAACATCGCGCTCACCCCCGCCCTGGCGATCTTCTACACCCAGGCGGGGCTGTCGGCGCCCGACGGCCGGTGCAAGCCGTTCAGCGCCGAGGCCGACGGCATCGGCCGCGGTGAGGGAGTCGGCACCGTGGTCCTGCGCAGGCTGGAGGACGCGGTCGCCGACGGCCAGCAGGTGTACGCGGTGATCCGCGGCACGGCGGTCAACCAGGACGGCCGCAGCAACGGCATCACCGCGCCCAACCGCTGGTCCCAGCAGGACGTCCTGGCCGCCGCCTACCGCCGGGCGGGCGTCGAGCCCACCGACGTCACCTTCACCGAGGGACACGGCACCGGCACGGTGCTCGGCGACATGATGGAGGTCAAGGCGCTGGGCCACCACCACAAGGGCCGGGACGTGCCCATGGCCCTGGGCTCGGTCAAGGGCAACCTCGGACACACCGAGGGGGCGGCCGGCATCGCCGGACTCATCAAGGTGGCGCTCTCGCTGCACCACCGGACCGTCCCCGCCAGCCGGTTCGCGGTCAAGGAGAACCAGCAGCTGAAACTGAAGCAGCACGGGCTGCGGCTGCTCAAGGCGCCGCTGCGGCTCCGGTCCGGCACCGTCGTCGCGGGGCTCAGCAGCTTCGGCATGGGCGGCACCAACGCCCACGCCGTACTGGAATCCGCGCCGCCGCCCGCGGCCGGCCGCGACACCACCCCGCACACCGAGGACCCGGTGCCCTCCGGCATCGGCGCCTCCGTCTTCACCCTGACCGCCCCCAGCGCCGACGCCCTGCGCCGCAACCTGCTGGCCCAGGCCGACGCCGTCACCGCCCGGCGGGTACCGCTCGACGCCCTGAGCTGGAGCAGCAACCGGATCAAGGCCGGCCACCGCCACCGCTTCGCGGCCACGGCGTCCGGCACCGAGGAACTCGCCGGACTGCTCCGCGACGCCGCCGGCGACGAGGAGCGGCTCGCCTCGCTCACCGGGACCCCGGCGGGCAAGCCCCGCACCGCGTTCCTCTTCACCGGCCAGGGCTCGCAGTACGAGGGCATGACCGCCGGGCTCCACCAGGCCTCACCGCTCTACCGCCACTTCCTGGACGAGGCCGACGCGGCCCTGCTCCCGCACACCGGCGGCTCCGTCCGCGATCTGGTCCTCGCCGGTGACCAGGGCGTCCACCGCACGGCCTGGACGCAGCCCGCGCTCTTCGCCGTCGGCTACGCGCTGGGCCGCACACTCGGTGAGCTCGGGGTCCGCCCGGACCTGCTCCTCGGCCACAGCCTCGGGGAGTACGCCGCCGCCTGCCTGGCCGACGTCTTCCCCCTCGAAGCGGCGGCCCGGCTGATAGCGGCCCGGGGCGCGCTGATGCAGCGGCTGCCCGAAGGCGGCGGCATGCTCACGGTGTTCGCCGGGCGGGACCAACTCCTTCCCCACGTGGCCGACGAGCCCCTCGTGAGTGTCGCCGTGGTCAACGGCCCGCAGGCCTGTGTGCTCTCCGGTGACCTCGCCGCGCTCACCCGGATCGAGAAGGGACTCGACGCGGAGCGGCTGCGCACCAAGTGGCTGACCGTCTCGCACGCCTTCCACTCGCCGCTCATGGAACCGATGCTGGAACGGTTCGCCGACGTGGCACGCGAGGTGGGCGGCGGGATCCCGCGGCTGCCGGTGTACTCCACCGTCCGCGGACGCCTGCTGGAGAACGAGCCGATGGACGCCGACTACTGGGTGGACCACGTCCGTGACCCCGTACTCTTCGCCGCGGCGGCGGGGGAACTCCTCGACGAGGGGCCCACCCACCTGGTGGAGATCGGCCCACAGCCCGTGCTCGCCACGATGAGCCGCAGGCTCGGCACACGGGGCACGGGACCCGGACCCGCGCTCGTCCTGCCCGTCCGCGGGCGCGAGTCGGGCGGCGGGGACCTGGCCGAGGCCCTCGCCGCGCTCCACCGCGGCGGACTCGACCCGCGATGGGACGCGGTCTACCCCGCGCGGGCGCGGACTCCGCAACGGCTCGCCCCCTACGTCTTCTCCACGGAGCACCGCTACTGGACCCGCACTCCGATCGAGGCCGGCGTGGCCGGCGGGGACCGGGCCGAAGCGCGTCCCCCGGCGGAGGACGCGACGACCGCGACGGCGGAGCCGGCGGCCGAGCGGGTGCTGACCGTGCACCGGTTCGGGGGCGACGACGACCACGTGGCGCGATCCGTGCGGGAAGCCGTGGGCCAGGTCGGCGGGTACGCCCCGGCCGAGCTCCCCGCGCACCTGCGGCTCTACGAGGACCTCGGCTTCGACTCCGTCATGGTCATGGAACTCAAGAACCGCATCGAGGAGAAACTGCCGGCGACCGGCCCGCTCACGGTCCAGGACCTGCTGCCCCGGCTCACCTCGGTGGGCGCCCTGATCGGCTTCCTCCGCGAGCACGTCAGCAGCACCTCCTTCACCGGCAGTTCCACAGCTGAGGAGAGAACCGCATGA
- a CDS encoding 3-oxoacyl-ACP synthase III family protein has protein sequence MTQDTKGTGERQAYIASVGTALPGDPVDNATLAKMLDVNEEWIDVFIGTRTRHFARDLGTGTVRWSLADLGAQAAAKALAAPGADPAAIDFVVLGTATPDTLMPATVNDIADQLGLDQVPTFQLQSGCAGAVQALSLARTMIASGQYRTGLVIGGDVCSKHLDLQRDLSGAAPGDLVNFVLFGDGAGAAVVTDEPVGERVAIRTILNRFTGLGRAPGQVIEWFGLADRHDDRQALVEDYKAIEESVPVMAVEILWELLGELDWAPEDLDYLLPPQLSGRMTRRITEQLDVPTAQEVSCVADTGNNGNALPFLQIEQLLRRMSGGEKALAVAIESSKWIKAGFALEKI, from the coding sequence ATGACCCAGGACACCAAGGGAACCGGGGAACGGCAGGCCTACATCGCCTCCGTCGGCACCGCGCTGCCGGGCGACCCCGTCGACAACGCGACGCTGGCCAAGATGCTGGACGTCAACGAGGAGTGGATCGATGTCTTCATCGGTACCAGGACCCGGCACTTCGCCCGGGACCTGGGTACCGGCACCGTCCGCTGGTCGTTGGCGGACCTCGGGGCGCAGGCCGCCGCGAAGGCCCTCGCCGCTCCCGGCGCCGACCCGGCCGCCATCGACTTCGTCGTCCTCGGCACTGCCACCCCCGACACCCTGATGCCCGCCACCGTCAACGACATCGCCGACCAGCTGGGTCTCGACCAGGTGCCCACCTTCCAGCTCCAGTCCGGGTGTGCGGGCGCCGTCCAGGCGCTGAGCCTGGCCCGCACCATGATCGCCTCCGGCCAGTACCGCACCGGTCTCGTCATCGGCGGCGACGTGTGCAGCAAACACCTCGACCTGCAACGCGACCTGTCCGGCGCCGCCCCCGGAGACCTCGTCAACTTCGTGCTCTTCGGCGACGGGGCGGGCGCCGCCGTCGTCACCGACGAACCGGTCGGCGAACGCGTCGCGATCCGCACCATCCTCAACCGCTTCACCGGTCTGGGCCGGGCCCCGGGACAGGTCATCGAGTGGTTCGGGCTCGCGGACCGCCACGACGACCGCCAGGCCCTCGTCGAGGACTACAAGGCCATCGAGGAATCCGTACCGGTGATGGCCGTGGAGATCCTCTGGGAGCTGCTCGGCGAACTGGACTGGGCCCCCGAGGACCTGGACTACCTGCTGCCGCCCCAGCTCTCCGGCCGCATGACCCGGCGCATCACCGAACAGCTCGACGTCCCGACCGCCCAGGAGGTCTCCTGCGTCGCGGACACCGGGAACAACGGCAACGCCCTGCCCTTCCTCCAGATCGAGCAGCTGCTCCGCCGGATGTCCGGCGGGGAGAAGGCCCTGGCGGTCGCCATCGAGTCGAGCAAGTGGATCAAAGCAGGATTCGCCTTGGAGAAGATATGA
- a CDS encoding acyl carrier protein, which yields MNTTGPAPFTPDDYTRLLGDDLGLDLTPEEISADFDELPDWDSLHLLKLVTALEKATGTPVPVGKVLEARTLRQIYELAVTA from the coding sequence ATGAACACCACCGGCCCGGCCCCCTTCACCCCGGACGACTACACGCGTCTGCTCGGGGACGACCTGGGACTCGACCTCACGCCGGAGGAGATCTCCGCGGACTTCGACGAGCTTCCCGACTGGGACTCCCTGCACCTGCTCAAACTCGTCACCGCGCTCGAGAAGGCGACCGGCACCCCGGTCCCCGTCGGCAAGGTCCTCGAAGCCCGCACCCTCCGGCAGATCTACGAACTGGCGGTCACCGCGTGA
- a CDS encoding 2-oxo acid dehydrogenase subunit E2 yields MPAAHVHTERRRRHTLYFLEWSRSQRPVHLDTDIDMTRVQAHRAAAREGGARYSVVTYLLHSAGRVLARHPEANATLASRRTGRLRAPRTVRFDGVTAKLALDRPVEGERTVLSALIPDVQTASLDDIQRHIDRYRAEDAADLPEFKGVRMLGRLPVALGRLAFAAALRDPRKRPGVFGTVSVSSLGHRSVDGFHSAGGTAVTLCAGRIADRAVVREGRVEPAPVMRLGLTFDHRVIDGALAADVLSDLRHTMEDFDDGSREGVPGPDLRGADHDVRSARGLERSPR; encoded by the coding sequence ATGCCGGCGGCGCACGTCCACACCGAACGCCGCCGCCGGCACACGCTCTACTTCCTGGAGTGGTCGCGGAGCCAGCGCCCGGTGCACCTGGACACGGACATCGACATGACCCGTGTCCAGGCGCACCGGGCCGCCGCCCGGGAGGGCGGCGCACGCTACTCGGTGGTGACCTACCTCCTGCACAGCGCCGGACGCGTCCTGGCCCGGCACCCGGAGGCGAACGCCACCCTGGCCTCCCGCCGGACCGGGAGGCTGCGCGCGCCGCGCACCGTCCGGTTCGACGGCGTCACCGCGAAACTCGCCCTCGACCGCCCGGTCGAGGGCGAGCGCACCGTGCTCTCCGCCCTGATCCCGGACGTGCAGACGGCGTCGCTGGACGACATCCAGCGGCACATCGACCGCTACCGGGCCGAAGACGCCGCCGACCTGCCCGAGTTCAAGGGGGTGCGCATGCTCGGTCGGCTGCCCGTCGCACTGGGCCGCCTCGCCTTCGCCGCCGCTCTGCGCGATCCGCGGAAGCGGCCCGGAGTCTTCGGGACGGTGTCGGTCAGCTCGCTCGGCCACCGTTCCGTGGACGGGTTCCACTCGGCCGGCGGCACGGCCGTGACCCTGTGCGCCGGCCGGATCGCCGACCGCGCGGTGGTGCGGGAGGGCCGTGTGGAGCCCGCCCCCGTCATGCGGCTCGGGCTCACTTTCGACCATCGGGTGATCGACGGCGCGCTCGCGGCCGACGTACTCAGCGATCTCCGACACACCATGGAGGATTTTGATGACGGCTCCAGGGAAGGTGTCCCCGGGCCGGACCTTCGGGGAGCCGATCATGATGTCCGGTCCGCGCGGGGACTGGAACGGAGTCCGCGCTGA
- a CDS encoding 4'-phosphopantetheinyl transferase superfamily protein — MMSGPRGDWNGVRADLARHSVALLHARLDDWRPEGAGGPRLRALLGRDWSRFLDLTHHDVRTRFAASRVLLKYAAAAALDVRPQAVELGYTPTGRPYLLGYDGVQISLSHTEDLLLVGLATSGTIGVDAERGDRELYGPGLARHLCTPREVELVEALPAEERDPALVRLWTLKEAYSKAIGLGMQFSFTDFGFETDHSVTGVRRPDGTPGTGTEWAFHTYYLDGPFTISVAVGDAGFGVTEDTQAGTMLDAGIVDALTEALGDDDLGPPEDDERW; from the coding sequence ATGATGTCCGGTCCGCGCGGGGACTGGAACGGAGTCCGCGCTGACCTCGCCCGGCACTCGGTCGCGCTGCTTCACGCACGGCTCGACGACTGGCGGCCGGAAGGGGCGGGCGGCCCACGGCTGCGTGCGCTCCTGGGCCGGGACTGGTCCCGGTTCCTGGACCTCACGCACCACGACGTACGGACCAGGTTCGCCGCTTCCCGGGTACTGCTCAAGTACGCGGCGGCGGCGGCACTGGACGTACGGCCCCAAGCCGTCGAACTGGGATACACCCCCACCGGGCGGCCCTACCTCCTCGGCTACGACGGGGTGCAGATCAGCCTCAGTCACACCGAGGACCTGCTCCTGGTCGGCCTCGCCACGAGCGGCACGATCGGCGTGGACGCCGAGCGCGGCGACCGCGAGCTGTACGGCCCCGGGCTCGCCCGCCACCTGTGCACCCCGCGCGAGGTGGAACTCGTCGAAGCACTGCCGGCCGAGGAGCGTGACCCCGCGCTGGTACGGCTCTGGACCCTGAAGGAGGCGTACAGCAAGGCCATCGGCCTCGGCATGCAGTTCAGCTTCACCGACTTCGGCTTCGAGACCGACCACAGCGTGACCGGGGTACGCCGCCCCGACGGCACCCCCGGCACCGGCACCGAATGGGCGTTCCACACCTACTATCTGGATGGACCGTTCACCATCAGTGTCGCGGTCGGCGACGCCGGCTTCGGGGTCACCGAGGACACCCAGGCGGGCACCATGCTCGACGCGGGCATCGTGGACGCCCTCACCGAGGCACTCGGAGACGACGACCTCGGTCCGCCGGAGGACGACGAGCGGTGGTGA
- a CDS encoding MgtC/SapB family protein, which yields MALDINVPFAQNWTHAAQFGIAFALSCAIGLEREIRQKAAGLRTYTIVGLGAALFTLVSKYGFSDVLLEGRVVLDPSRVAAQIVSGLGFIGGGVIFVHRGSVRGLTTAASIWLTAAIGAAAGAGLPVLAALATLSYFLVSYGVRPLAHMLPALRNASIGYRITYTEGMGTLRELVNHCTGAGFAISELTTLTAEGTGMFRRRGREEPHPVEGTVEIALNVQGRGDVDALTARLARTSGVLACSRNDLADE from the coding sequence GTGGCACTCGACATCAACGTACCGTTCGCACAGAACTGGACACACGCCGCCCAGTTCGGAATCGCGTTCGCTCTCTCCTGCGCGATCGGGCTGGAACGGGAGATCCGCCAGAAGGCCGCCGGTCTGCGCACGTACACGATCGTCGGGCTGGGGGCCGCCCTGTTCACCCTGGTCAGCAAGTACGGCTTCAGCGATGTCCTGCTCGAGGGACGGGTGGTCCTCGACCCGTCGCGGGTGGCCGCGCAGATCGTCTCCGGGCTCGGCTTCATCGGCGGCGGCGTCATCTTCGTGCACCGGGGTTCTGTCCGGGGCCTGACGACGGCGGCCTCCATCTGGCTCACCGCGGCGATCGGAGCGGCCGCCGGGGCCGGTCTTCCCGTCCTCGCGGCGCTGGCCACCCTCTCGTACTTCCTGGTCTCCTACGGTGTCCGGCCGCTCGCCCACATGCTTCCGGCCCTCCGCAACGCCTCCATCGGATACCGGATCACCTACACCGAGGGGATGGGCACCTTGCGGGAGCTGGTCAACCACTGCACCGGCGCCGGGTTCGCCATCTCGGAGCTGACCACCCTGACCGCCGAGGGCACGGGGATGTTCCGCCGACGGGGACGGGAGGAGCCGCACCCGGTCGAGGGGACCGTGGAGATCGCACTCAACGTCCAGGGGCGCGGCGACGTGGACGCTCTCACCGCACGGCTCGCCCGCACGTCCGGCGTGCTGGCGTGCAGCAGGAATGATCTGGCCGACGAATGA
- a CDS encoding alpha/beta hydrolase: MDLDRMDHLDELKEFARLHARGQGMAARDTGQVLARITNDTLGDARSWASVWTAEGRAAAARGRLLEAGSHYALARFPYHGDEDRRLAQRLCVETFDTWRRQQRGIERVELKHPDGGVACWASGLDARRPLPLLVVMGGIVSVKEQWAPLLPKLRKLGFAAVVAELPGVGENTFRYGADSWRLLPFLLDRLAGRARVADTSMLALSFSGHLALRAAVEDPRIRRVLTVGAPVSRFFTDEAWWPRVPGITADTLCRLTGAADRAGLRALLPDFALTPAQLAALRIPVRYVASKRDEIIPSGEQALLRGSGADVRFKTFDDVHGSPSHLGATRRWLFSSLLRLRLAGPR, encoded by the coding sequence ATGGACCTGGATCGTATGGACCATCTGGACGAGCTCAAGGAATTCGCCCGGTTGCACGCCCGGGGCCAGGGCATGGCTGCCCGCGACACCGGTCAGGTACTGGCGCGGATCACCAACGACACGCTGGGCGACGCCCGTTCCTGGGCCTCGGTCTGGACCGCGGAAGGCCGCGCGGCCGCCGCCCGCGGCAGGCTCCTGGAGGCCGGCAGCCACTACGCGCTCGCCCGGTTCCCCTACCACGGCGACGAGGACCGCCGGCTCGCCCAGCGGCTGTGCGTCGAGACGTTCGACACCTGGCGCCGGCAGCAGCGCGGAATCGAACGCGTCGAACTGAAGCACCCTGACGGCGGTGTCGCCTGCTGGGCATCGGGTCTGGACGCCCGCCGCCCCCTGCCGCTGCTCGTCGTCATGGGCGGCATCGTCAGCGTCAAGGAGCAGTGGGCGCCCCTGCTGCCGAAACTGCGCAAGCTCGGTTTCGCCGCCGTGGTGGCCGAGCTGCCCGGGGTCGGCGAGAACACCTTCCGCTACGGAGCCGACTCCTGGCGGCTGCTGCCCTTCCTCCTGGACCGGCTCGCCGGCCGCGCCCGGGTCGCCGACACCTCCATGCTCGCGCTCAGCTTCAGCGGCCATCTCGCCCTGCGCGCCGCGGTCGAGGACCCGCGTATCCGGCGGGTGCTCACCGTCGGTGCCCCCGTCTCCCGGTTCTTCACCGACGAGGCGTGGTGGCCCCGGGTGCCCGGCATCACCGCGGACACCCTGTGCCGCCTCACCGGAGCCGCCGACCGGGCCGGACTACGGGCCCTGCTCCCGGACTTCGCGCTCACCCCCGCCCAGCTCGCCGCCCTGCGGATACCCGTACGCTACGTCGCCAGCAAGCGCGACGAGATCATCCCGTCCGGTGAACAGGCGCTGCTGCGCGGCTCGGGTGCCGACGTCCGCTTCAAGACCTTCGACGACGTGCACGGCTCGCCCTCCCACCTGGGCGCCACGCGGCGCTGGCTGTTCTCCTCGCTGCTCCGTCTGCGTCTCGCCGGACCGCGCTGA
- a CDS encoding alpha/beta fold hydrolase yields the protein MSDVPAPQEKPTRPTSVIRLRHRTVHGYRRAFRMAGKGDAILLIHGIGDSSETWRDVMPDLARSHRVIAPDLLGHGESDKPRADYSLPAYANGMRDLLGVLGVERVTLVGHSFGGAVAMQFAYQFPERCERLVLVGTGGISRQVTPVLRAASLPGASLLLQALQLPPVKWQFNAAVHLLEKMGSGLGVDAVDLLRIVDALPDATSRSAFIRTLRAVVDWRGQVGTMLDRCYLAQGMPTMLVWGGRDQVVPAVHAALGHVSMPGSRLEMFEEAGHFPFRTDPQRFLSVLRDFIDTTTPAHYSAEQWRRMLRTRRPGTPAEAPANGRAARVPADVTRLRPASTA from the coding sequence GTGAGCGACGTGCCGGCCCCCCAGGAGAAGCCCACCCGGCCGACCTCCGTCATCCGGCTGCGGCACCGCACCGTACACGGCTACCGCCGCGCCTTCCGGATGGCCGGGAAGGGCGACGCGATCCTGCTGATCCACGGCATCGGGGACTCCTCGGAGACCTGGCGCGACGTCATGCCCGACCTGGCCAGGAGCCACCGGGTCATCGCCCCCGACCTGCTCGGCCACGGCGAGTCCGACAAGCCCCGCGCCGACTACTCGCTGCCCGCCTACGCCAACGGCATGCGTGACCTCCTGGGCGTCCTGGGAGTCGAGCGGGTCACCCTCGTCGGGCACTCCTTCGGCGGCGCCGTGGCGATGCAGTTCGCCTACCAGTTCCCGGAACGCTGCGAACGGCTGGTGCTCGTCGGTACCGGCGGTATCAGCCGGCAGGTCACCCCCGTACTTCGCGCGGCCTCCCTGCCCGGGGCCTCGCTTCTGCTCCAGGCGCTCCAACTACCTCCGGTCAAATGGCAGTTCAACGCCGCGGTGCATCTGCTGGAAAAGATGGGCAGCGGACTCGGCGTGGACGCCGTCGACCTGCTCAGAATCGTCGACGCGCTGCCCGACGCGACGTCCCGCAGCGCCTTCATCCGTACGCTGCGCGCGGTGGTGGACTGGAGGGGGCAGGTGGGCACGATGCTCGACCGCTGCTATCTCGCCCAGGGCATGCCCACCATGCTGGTGTGGGGCGGCCGGGACCAGGTGGTCCCGGCGGTGCACGCCGCGCTGGGACACGTCTCCATGCCGGGCAGCCGGCTGGAGATGTTCGAGGAAGCGGGGCACTTCCCCTTCCGCACCGATCCGCAGCGGTTCCTCTCGGTCCTGCGCGATTTCATCGACACCACGACGCCCGCCCACTACAGCGCCGAGCAGTGGCGACGCATGCTCCGCACCCGCCGGCCGGGCACCCCGGCCGAGGCCCCGGCGAACGGCCGGGCGGCGCGGGTCCCGGCGGACGTCACCCGGCTCCGTCCCGCGTCGACCGCGTGA